The following coding sequences are from one Dermacentor silvarum isolate Dsil-2018 chromosome 4, BIME_Dsil_1.4, whole genome shotgun sequence window:
- the LOC119450533 gene encoding vacuolar protein-sorting-associated protein 25: protein MTTDFEWPWQYSFPPFFTLQPTLATREKQLEAWSNLILNYYRAHKAYVLDVAEALASPLFHNKDISRKLSADSLQEVLKYMSSRGQVAWTDKQQTRCYVYWRSPEEWGKLIYDWADATGHMNSVCTFYELVQGDDTADTEFAGLDVDLLRLSLQALEKQGKAELITFDGSEGVKFF, encoded by the coding sequence ATGACGACCGATTTCGAATGGCCGTGGCAGTACAGCTTCCCCCCGTTCTTCACACTCCAGCCGACGCTGGCGACGAGGGAGAAGCAGCTCGAGGCGTGGAGCAATCTGATTCTGAACTACTACAGGGCACACAAAGCCTACGTACTCGACGTCGCCGAAGCCCTCGCATCGCCGCTGTTCCACAATAAGGACATCTCTCGAAAGTTGTCGGCGGACTCTCTCCAGGAGGTCCTCAAATACATGAGTTCTCGAGGCCAGGTCGCCTGGACGGATAAGCAGCAGACGCGTTGCTACGTGTACTGGCGATCGCCCGAGGAGTGGGGGAAGCTGATCTACGACTGGGCGGACGCCACGGGACACATGAACTCCGTGTGCACCTTCTACGAGCTCGTGCAGGGAGACGATACGGCCGACACCGAGTTCGCTGGCCTCGACGTGGACCTGTTGCGGTTATCCTTGCAAGCGTTAGAGAAGCAAGGAAAAGCCGAGCTGATAACtttcgatggcagcgaaggcgtCAAGTTCTTTTAA